Genomic DNA from Entelurus aequoreus isolate RoL-2023_Sb linkage group LG25, RoL_Eaeq_v1.1, whole genome shotgun sequence:
ttcccaatcaatcaatcaattgcacaagtacaacgaaactttgttttcagcacaaacccgttcaagattagacaaacagacagtgtacagggttacaaaacaggaacactgatgggaaaaaggtaaacgctgggggaggatgagtaaaaataatacaatctagactgggctcctaagggcccagtctggagtggggaaaaacctccatagcaaagcacatatacatattacaacatacatctcgagacttgcaacagaggggagggagtgtggTCTACGGTGGCAGTCTGCAGCTCTTCAGGTGCTGCCCAGCTGTCCATCACCACTAAGGGATTCGCATGGGGGTGTTGGACGGGGGgtcgggtatgtgtgtgtggcatatattttttgtggatgcatgtgtgtgtgtaagcctaccGTGTGTCTCttttccgcggccttggtgtcgtgcagtcgctagtcagtccaaagtgtgaatgtgagtgtgtttgtgtaaatgtatatatgtgcccTGAGATTGGCTGGCTACCAAAGCCAGCCAGGATAGGCTGCATCTTACCAATGACCATGACCCTAATGAAGAGAagcagtatagaaaatggatggacaaaaTGCCTCAGTCCGTATATGTGGCCTTCAAAGGAAAAAAGCTTAGGTCCCCCTGCCAAAAAACCTTTATCCATCTTTACTAAAAAATCTgggaaatgtattttatttcacATTCTTCAAAATAAGCTAACAACTCTATTTCTACTGATAGGATTGTGTGACTGGTGTAATGCTTACATCACATTTGGTGTTAACACCGCAAGCAGTTTCATTGTAGCTGTCATGACTGGCTAAGTAGCTGGTGATTATATTCAAAGGGGAGCTATTatgtaaaaacaacttttcttacttattggaacctgcttttgtgtatttaaGATTTGCATAAGTCCCGCAATTTGAAATTAAACCATGGGGGCATCATGCATGGCGGAGATAGttgtaaaacaatcttgccttctttcttAATTCCTCCAAACGAGCAGTTTAGAATTTACCCTATTTGTGAAGTTTTTCATAATTGGGGACGTCAGCGGATTTCTCcctatatggtaaagttttacccaaacagctttgcgcaagtccgccatttTAGTCCGGCGttgttaagttaaaagttaaagttaaactaccaatgattgtcacacacacactaggtgtggtgaaatttgtcctctgcatttgacccatccccttgttcaccccctgggaggtgagaggagcagtgagcagcagcggcggccgcgcccgggaatcattttcggtgattttaacccccaattccaacccttgttgctgagtgccaagcagggaggtaatgggccccgtttatatagtctttggtatgactcggtttgaactcacaacctaccgatctcagggcggacactctaaccactaggccactgagtttgagtttgagtttatttcgaacatacaacatgatacatcacaatttccagtttctcttttcaacatgttcgagtagtcgataagttccttcttttttactatcctcttgttgtggggaagaCTGGGTGGTACATTCCTacgcatcctccactgttgccatttctaatacagtaTAAAGTAGCGTATACTTCCAACTTACATTggtcagcatacttgccaaccttgagacctccgaattcgggagatggggcggCGGGGTTGAGGTTTGGGgtggggagtgtatattgtagcgtcccgcaagagttagtgctgcaaagggttccgggtatttgttctgttgtgtttatgttgtgttacggtgcgggtgttctcccgaaatgtgtttgtcattcttgtttggtgtgggttcacagtgtggcgcatatttgtaacagtgttaaagttgtctcATTGTGACCTGTGTTGCTGTTAATCAAgtgtgccttgcattcacttatgtgtgtgtgaaagccgcatatattatgtgactgggccggcacgctgttttgtATGTAGGAAgagcggacgtgatgacaggttgtagaggacgctaaaggcagtgcctttaaggcacgcccccaatattgttgtccgggtggaaatcgggagaaattcgggagaatggttgccccagaagattttcgggaggggcactgaaattcgggagtctcccggaaaaatcgggagggttggcaagtatgttggtcAGTAGAATAGAtttggaagcgctaaaactacaacatggctgacggggagaagatgcagtcGAATTGGAAGATTATAAATAAAACTACGGTACCCACAAAAGAACGCATCTTGAAGAGACggccagaaagcggcttgaagacggtctgtaaaaaattatctatgcaacattttgaccaaagaaccaccattacaggttatgtagaccacaaggaagtgttttaaatgtagaaaaaaatcataagatGATCCCTTTAATGTATTCTGAGGCAcgacagatcttttttttttgcctcctGTATGGTCTGGATAATGTTCAGTATCAAGTGCAGGCCTGCCTGCACGTGCAATGGagactaaacatgtttcactgttAAAGCCTAACCCTCCATTTTTCTTTGTCAAACCAGGGTCGGAGGTGATCTCCAGCTACAGCGGCAGCTTCATGACCGAGACGGTGGTGCCTGATGCCATGGCGTCGTACGGCGAGAGAGCCGGCGGCCCCGTGGTGGACTTCACCTACGTGGGCATCGACGCCATCCTGGAGCAGATGAGGAGGAAGGCCATGAAGCAAGGTTTTGAACTCAACATCATGGTCGTGGGTAAGATGCAGAGACTTGAATTTATCTTGAGTGTGTGGCTCTGTGTGTTGTTACACCGTGGATTTCCATTCATCACATAATCATAACAATCATTGCTGTTTCTGAGCCTTGTAATCAAGTTGTTAGTCCTTTTAATTTGTCACATCTTCAGACGACTCCTTTCTATCATGTCTCGTTATTCAGGCAAGTAGCTATCTGTATCTGTAATCAACTTTTGACTAACTGTAATCAGCATATTCTCGCAGTAGGCCATAACTGTAACACTCCCTTCCTCTCATCACACAAGTGCATCTTCACCGCCACTtatagtcgcgatcaaaagtatacatacacttgtaaagaacataaagtcatggctgtcttgagtttccaataatttctgcaactcttatttttttgtgctagagcaggggtcaccaacgcggtgcccgcgggcaccaggtagcccataaggaccagattagtagcccgctggcctgttctaaaaatagctcaaatagcagtacttaccagtgagctgcctctattttttaaattttatttatttactagcaagctggtctcgctttgcccgacatttttaattctaagagcgacaaaactcaaatagaatttgaaaatccaagaaaacattttaaagacttggtcttcttttgtttaaataaattcataaatttttttactttgcttcttataactttcagaaagacaattttagagaaaaaatacaaccttaaaaatgattttaggatttttaaacacatatacctttttacctgttaaattccttcctcttctttcctgacaatttaaatcgatgttcaagtaaatttattttttttattgtaaagaataataaatacattttaatttaatttttcattttagcttctgttttttcgacgaagaatatttgtgaaatatttcttcaaacttattatgattaaaattcaaaaaaaatatttgggcaaatctagaaaatctgtagaatcaaatttaaatcttattcaaagtcttttgaatttgttttaaaatttttgttctggaaaatctagaagaaataatgatttgtctttgttagaaatatagcttggtccaaattgttatatattctaacaaagtgtagattggattttaacctatttaaaacatatcatcaaaattctaaaattaatcttaatcaggaaaaattactaatgatgttccataaattatttttttaattttttcaaaaagattcgaatagctagtttttctcttctttttttcggttgaatttcgaattttaaagagttgaaattgaagataaactatgtttcaaaatgtaattgtcatttttttcctgttttctcctcttttaaaccgttcaattaagtgtaaatatcattcattattaataataacatagagttaaaggtaaattgagcaaattggctatttctggcaatttatttaagtgtgtatcaaactggtagcccttcgcattaatcagtacccaagaagtagctcttggtttcaaaaaggttggtgacccctgtgctagagtgattggagcacatacttgttggtcacaaaaaaacattcatgaagtttgcttcttttatgaatttattatgggtctactgaaaatgtgaccaaatctgctgggttaaaagtcatcatcggcggtcactcgaagcgagtatggcgatcctcctggtaggggggtatccctttgtGAAGgttgcctgtgcgtgactttgtttaaggtggggagactggtgcacagacagtcaccacacgatccttgacagatccgggtcagggtccagtggcatggagtccaagacgactggggacccttttctgctgcagccttcatccgccatcccagccgttgtgacgttccatagggttagcaatcatcctcccgcctgttccaccgttgaggtcttgggttgttatttcccccataactgggcccacatggatatgagggtgccttcttccgccatcgcagccgttgtggtagttcttacatctaccgtcttccgcctgctccgccgttgaggtctttaccgtatccctggctagggggcagatAGGTACTAGGCcattgccaagggccacctggggtaacagtagtaaagggtttgattgattgagacttttattagtagattgcacagtacagtacatattccgtacaattgaccactaaatggtaacacccgaataagtttttcaacttgtttaagtcggggtccacgttaatcaattcatggtagttattcatggggttaacctcctagtgccccaagaccccatagaggagcctccactgccggatgcactttaacgtcatgcccaagtcaaaagtatacatacagcaatgttaatatttggttaaatgtcccttggcaagtttcactgcaataaggcgcttttggtagtcatccacaagcttctggttgaatttttgaccactcctcttaacaaaattggtgccattacagtgtttcccataaactgccaagatacctgtggcggtgggggcgtggctatgggcgtggtcaccatgacatcatcgagtaatttgcagaatttactacaatgatatgattttctctaaaaaggctcaaaaaaatgtatacttactaattaataacagttttgttttaaacgtccatccatccatccatccatgcattttacaatataattacaacactttatgtacatatttatatacagatttgaacaataagttattcactgaaatatatttattaattgtggttcttacaaaaaatatatcttataaaaatatataagctaaaatgtatcttaaagctctgcccctttaattagtgcatactaaataatttaactttagcctactattaCAACCatgttatttaccagcaacataaagtgaaacagaggcagaggtgtcctgccacagtcagtaacaaataaacagaaaacagtagtggtggtagatagacacaaagcttcatcaaacatgtgatccactgaacaaagagctccaaaaatcttgatcctacacttctcttttgtaaagtaaatctgaacagccgatatgggcatctacatcaactatatgatttgcctgagaagctggacaggaccaaaaaaaatgaataaataaatacaaaaaaaccaaaaaaacatttttttgtagcggccttaattctttcgtggcgggccgccacaaataattgaatgtgtgggaaacactgcattcagctaaatgtgttggttttctgacatggacttgtttcttcagcattgtccacacgtttaagtaaggactttgggaaggccattctaaaaccttaattctagcttgatttagccattcctttaccacttttgacgtgtatttggggtcattgtccttttggaacacccaactgcgcccaagacccaacctccgggctgatgattttaggttgtcctgaagaatttggaggtaatcctcctttttcattgtcccatttactctctgtaaagcaccagttccattggcagcaaaacaggcccagagcataatactaccaccaccatgctggacagtaggaattggtgttcctggggttaaaggcctcaccttttctcctccaaacatattgctgggtattgtggccaaacagctcaatttttgtttcatctgaccccagaactttcctccagaaggtcttagtgtatctttgtccatgtgatgtcggatgaaacttttgatcgtgactgtaaatGTCTTAACGCCAACCTCTGTCTCTTCTCACTCACAGGGCAGAGTGGCCTCGGCAAGTCCACTTTGATGAACACGCTGTTTAAATCTAAAGTCAGTCGCAAGTCCGTAATGGCCACGGGCCAGGAGAAGATCCCCAAGACCATTGAAATCAAGTCCATCAGTCATGGTACTCTACCCTCATTCAAGCAATCCATGTAGAAATGTCCCAATGGATATTTGCCCCTTTTAACTGATTTGAATTCTGCTAATGAGCCCAGCCGAACTTTACCACATTTGtgtcctggggtccacaatttgTTAAAGATTGTACTcgcgtgaaagattccttcaaaaaggatgcacgctcagggagacataATTACATTTCCGGATTTTTTGTTTCACACATGCAGGGAGTGCGTAAATTCCAGGAGAGTGCTGCTTATCTTGTTAGAACACCTGCTAGAATGTAAGAACAAGCTGCAACAAACGTGTCTATCCGTAGTGTGGAGCCACTTCTTACTAATCCAAGGCTTTCATGGcagaaaataaagtaaatattgtAATAACTGCAGGACTACAGGACGAAGAATGGCTAAGCAATGCTACATACTGAGCAGGACTACACCAGAAGCCATGCGAACCTCAATGTAATGTAGAAGTGATGGATCCAAATATCGATATCTAGTGTAGTATCTGTATATGAACGATACGaaagtgattagatcgatatgtttcttttttcttattattACAAATAGTTTGTTTGTCAtttctgttattgtttacaaatcatAGGTCCCTGGACACAGAAGGGCATTAATGATAAActccaaatgatttaaatggaaGGCAATAatagtttttgtatttgtttagttattgtgcgtTTATTTTGCTCAAAGAattgtatgtagcattcaataccacacatTTGATACAATATCTGATTTACAACAGTACTAGCaaattctaaataaaaaaaaatgagctTGACAAAAATGTGTGATTGTGTTACTTTAGTtacatgctaaaaaaaaacatttcagttttaAGTATTGAATTGAGATTTGAAATTGGATCAGATCTCAGGCCAAAACAAAGTGATTGGgacatcccttcatccatcctctTCACTTAGTGTCAATTTACATTATCTCGCTGTGTATTTTCCGAccttgtttttctttgtttgtgCAGACATCGAGGAGAAGGGAGTGAGAATGAAGCTGACAGTTATTGACACACCTGGATTTGGAGACCAGATCAACAACGAGAACTGGTgcatatcatttatttttttattacaataaCCATAGGTTGTGGACAAGTGTCTCATTATGAAACTTTTATTAAAGCTGCTGGTGCTGCTTTAAGTTAAAATCTTCAACCGTCATGtatgtgtaaaaagaagttaacagcTGTATAATCACACTTTATTACAACACATATTTAAATGTATGCATCATGCTTTTTTAATTTACATAACTCTAACTTAGAATTAAGAAAGTATCTACCATGATATTTCTTGAGGAAGATTGCTGCATGAGTGGTCAGTCGCTTCACAAGACTAAAAACGGCTGATATTTGTACAAActccaaaacaagtgaagttggcaagttgtgtaattcgtaaataaaaacagaatacaatgatttgcaaatccttttcaacttatattcaattgaatagactgcaaagacaagatatttatgtttacactgagaaacttaatttttttttgcaaataatcattaacttggaatttaatggcagcaacacattgcaaaaaagttgtcacaggggcatttttaccactgtgttacatggcctttccttttaacaacactcggtaaacgtgtgggaactgaggagacacatttttgaagcttttcaggtggaattctttcccattcttgcttgatgtacagcttaagttgtttaacagtccgggggtctccgttgtggtattttaggcttcataatgcaccacacattttcaatgggagacaggtctggactacaggcaggccagtctagtacccgcactctcctTTACTATGAAGCCGCGCTGTTATAACACGTGCCTCGGCATTGTcttcctgaaataagcaggggcgtccatgataacgttgcttggatggcaacatatgttgctccaaaacctgtatgtacctttcagcattaatggtgccttcacagatgtgtaagttacccatcacctgggcactaatacacccccataccatcacagatactggcttttgaactttgcgcctataacaatccggatggttattttcctctttgttgacatgatgtccacagtttccaaaaacaatttgaaatgtggactcgtcagaccacagaacacttttacactttgcatcattcaatcttagatgagctcgggcccagcgaagcctgcagcgtttctgggtgttgttgataaatggctttggctttgcatagtagagttttaacttgcacttacagacgtagcgacaaactgtagttactgacagtggttttcttaagtgttcctgagcccatgtggtgatgtcctttacacactgatgtcgctttttgatgcagtaccgcctgagggatcggaggtcacgggcattcaatgttggttttcagcctttcaGCCttgggatggaaggtccgtaatatcattgcttacgtgcagtgatttctccagattctctcaaccttttgatgatattactgaccgtagatggtgaaatccctaaattctttgcaatagctgattgagaaatgttgtccttaaactgttggacaatttgctcacgcatttgttcacaaagtggtgaccctcgccccatccttgtttgtgaatgactgagcatttcatggaagctgcttttatacccaaccatggcacccacctgttcccaatgagcctgttcacctgtgggatgttccaaataagtgtctgatgagcagtcctcaactttctcagtcttttttgccacttgtgccagcttttttgaaacatgttgcaggcatcaaattccaaatgagctaatatttgcaaaaaataacaaagttttccagttcgaatgttaagtatcttgtctttgcagtctattcaattgaatataggttgaaaaggattagcaaatcattgtattctgtttttatttaccatttacacaatgtgccaacttcactggttctgaGTTTTGTATGTTCTGCTGTCTGATATTATTGACATTTTGGTACTTACGCCGTTTTATATCAAGAAGCATGGGCAGTGAGGTGGATGCACTGCTTTCCCAATGTTCCATTTGTGGTTCAATGGTCATCACTTTTTCCTTTTGTCattcaacaacaataaaactCGTAATAAGCAAAATATATTTAAAGAGTTTATATTTCAAAGGCTCACCAAGCTCAGTTGacttcatgacaacattaaaatgcagttacagatgtttttttgtttgatggGTTTTTTAAGTGTCATATCTAATCGGATGTCCCTACCTTTCTCCTGTCTTTGTTTCCTCTTCCTGTGACTTCATCCTCGTTCTATTTTGCAACCCCGTGTTGCCCTGATGTCGGCCAGCTGGCAGCCCATCATGAAATTTATCAACGACCAATACGAGGCCTATCTGCAGGAGGAGATAAACATCGACAGGAAGAAAAGGATCCCCGACTCCAGAGTTCACTGCTGCATATACTTCATCCCGCCTACTGGACACTGGTGAGGCTCATAGTAACACACCGCAGCAGGACTTAGAAAAAGCCTGGAGGTGCTACCTTTTTGTTCCTTGTCAGCATTTTAATTTGTGCAGAACCTCCCTAGGCTTTTagagcacacacaaacacacacacattgcctCTCGGCACTTGGCAACATATTCCAGAACACAAACATGTAGAGGAAAGATGGGCTCACCAGGCCCTTCTTTGCTGGCAGAAGCACATCTGGTTATGATCCAACTGCACTACTGGCCTCCCCTGACTATGCAGGGCTCAAATGATAAATTAGGGATGGTGCTCAGGCTGTTTACCAAGTGATTGACTGTGCAGCTTCACTACACACAAGTGTTGTAAAATGCTTCAAACAGCTGTCATCCTCACACACAATGCTGTTAAACCTTGTCTTGTGGCCTGCCTCCACTCAGGCCAACGTGAAGTGCCGCCCATGTGTGTGTGCGTCCTGTCCAGTTGTCACACGGGCCAACCAGCAGCTGCTTTGTGTTGGCCTTTAAAGCATAATGGAGAGTGCCAGGACGGGCAAGCAAGACTGAATGCTTCTTTGTAGGAAGTGTACAGTTAGTGTTGCGCTCGTGTGTTGTTGCTGTTGCCATTAACTCCCCTAAAAACAGTCCACTATTTCTTTAAAGTCTCAAGAGACGCTTACACAAAAAGAAGACGATGTCCTGGATGCAGCTGCCCTCTGGTGGAGGAGCTGTGTATTGCATATAATTAGTCAACCATAGAAATGGTTTTCAAAGTGGGAGGTGGACTGGTAGACTAAATAAAATCAccgaatacactatattgccaaaagtatttagccacccatccaaatgatgagaagcaggtgtcctaatcacttggcccggccacaggtgtataaaatcaagcacttaggcatagagactttctacaaacatttgtgaaagaatgggccactctgtgatttccagcgtggaactgtcataggatgccacctgtgcgacaAATCCAGACGTGaagtttcctcgctcctaaatattccaaagtcaactgtcggctttattataagaaaatggaagagtttgggaacaacagcaactcagccaccaggtggtaggccatgtaagttgacagagaggggtcagcggatgctgaagcgcatagtgcaaagaggtcgccgacttgtTGCGcagacagagctccaaacttcatgtgaccgtccaattagcccacgtacagtacgcagagagcttcatggaatgggtttccacggCCGAGCAGCTGCGTCTAAGCCattcatcaccaagtccaatgcaaagcgtcggatgcattggagtaaagcacgtcaccactggactctagagcagtggagacgcctccTCTggtgtgatgaatcacgcttttccatctggcaatctgatggaccagtccgggtttggaggttgccaggagaacgctacatttcggacggcattgtgccgagtgtgaaatttggtggaggaggaattatggtgtggggttgtttttcaggagttgggcttggccccttagttccagtgaaatgaattttgaatgctccaggataccaaaacattttggacaattccatgctcccaaccttgtgggaacagtttggagcaggccccttcctcttaCAACAtgacagtgcacaaagcaaggtccataaagacatggatggcagagtctggtgtggatgaacttgactggcctgcacagagtcctgacctgaacccgatagaacacctttgggattaattacaacggagactgcgagccaggccttctcgaccaacagcAGTGTgttacctcaccaatgcgcttttggaagaatggtggtaaATTCCTATaaaccgcaaccttgtggacatccttcccagaagagttgaagctgtaatagctgcaaaaggtggacccacatcatgttgaaccctatgggttaggaatgggatggcacttcaagttcatatgtgagtcaaggcaggtggccaaatacttttggcaatatagtgtatgttccaGAAAACCAATGATGTATTTCCAGAGGTGTACCTGTACTGTTATGTATTTACTTGGGGTATGACTTTTCTCTTTCTTTTGTTGTTCAGTCTACGGCCTCTTGATGTGGAGTTCATGAGGCGTCTCAGTAAGGTGGTCAACATAGTTCCAGTTATTGCCAAAGCGGACACACTCACCTTAGAGGAGAGAGACTTCTTCAAAAAGAAGGTAACTTGTGGttacttttgaccaatcattgaggagatggcTTGAAGTCGGGTTGTCCATAGTCTCTCTATGCACGGCTCTGTGCTAGCAGGGTTGTTAGTGCCTCTAGTGGAAAAAAGGTTATACTACATCTTGTATTAATTTTGACCAATACATGTGACATTGCTCTGTATTTTATCCCCcagaacaatatt
This window encodes:
- the LOC133642681 gene encoding septin-9-like isoform X6, which encodes MTETVVPDAMASYGERAGGPVVDFTYVGIDAILEQMRRKAMKQGFELNIMVVGQSGLGKSTLMNTLFKSKVSRKSVMATGQEKIPKTIEIKSISHDIEEKGVRMKLTVIDTPGFGDQINNENCWQPIMKFINDQYEAYLQEEINIDRKKRIPDSRVHCCIYFIPPTGHCLRPLDVEFMRRLSKVVNIVPVIAKADTLTLEERDFFKKKIREELRANGIDIYPQKEFDEDADDRMINEKIREMIPFAVVGSDQEYQVNGRRLLGRKTKWGTIEVENIAHCEFAYLRDLLIRTHMQNIKDITSSIHYEMYRVRRLNENNTAATHANGVPEHHHLTAHEI